A single region of the Gephyromycinifex aptenodytis genome encodes:
- a CDS encoding ATP-dependent DNA helicase UvrD2 — translation MSINPDQPTAPTGAESAALDGLIAPEAVPAAQWSSDDVLAALDPDQRAVASQPLGPMCVLAGAGSGKTRAITHRIAYGVKAGAYAPSRVLAVTFTARAAGEMRTRLRSLGVPGVQARTFHSAALRQLRYFWPQAVGGAAPEIVSAKAPLVAESASRLRLSTDRAAIRDLSAEIEWAKVSMLTDESYPAAAAAAGRAVNGADHITVGRLLAQYEAIKTQRGVIDFEDVLLLMVGILRESGEVARAVRAQYRHFVVDEYQDVNAVQQRLLDEWVGERKDVCVVGDPAQTIYSFTGATPSHLLDFPRHHPGASVVRLTRNYRSTPQVVNVANLVLGGARGQVPRLELRAQGEPGPAPTLTSYPDDEAEAAGVAATVAQLIESGTPASSIAILYRTNAQSEPLEEALAEAGVAYLVRGGERFFSRPEVRRGLVLLRGAVRGDDGTVPLAKLVGDVLTGAGWQHSAPAARGAVREQWESLDALVQLARTMAGTHPEARLRDLVADLDERAAAMHAPAVCGVTLSSLHAAKGLEWDVVFLVGCSDGLLPIAMAEGNDAIEEERRLLYVGLTRARHDLRLTWAAARAAGGRATRRPSRFLDPAAEVLGQGARARRAPGRSSQPSARRVARPKHCRGCGTELITAAMRKRNRCDDCPPAYDPELFERIRTWRAETAKEAKVPAYVVFTDATLEAIAERRPSDVASLSAISGVGARKLALYGGAVLALVEGATPQEAAVAKLDEPDQPDRTLLD, via the coding sequence ATGAGCATCAACCCGGACCAGCCCACTGCCCCCACCGGCGCCGAGAGCGCAGCCCTCGACGGGCTTATTGCGCCGGAGGCGGTGCCGGCCGCGCAGTGGAGCTCCGACGATGTGCTGGCTGCACTGGACCCCGATCAGCGGGCTGTAGCCTCCCAACCCTTGGGCCCGATGTGCGTTCTCGCCGGTGCAGGCAGCGGGAAGACCCGCGCCATCACGCACCGGATCGCCTACGGGGTCAAAGCTGGGGCCTATGCGCCGAGTCGGGTTTTGGCGGTCACCTTCACCGCTCGCGCCGCCGGGGAGATGCGCACCCGGCTGCGCTCGCTGGGGGTCCCCGGCGTGCAAGCCCGAACCTTCCACTCCGCGGCATTGCGGCAGTTGCGCTATTTCTGGCCGCAGGCAGTGGGAGGCGCGGCGCCGGAGATCGTGTCGGCCAAGGCTCCGCTGGTTGCCGAGTCCGCATCCCGGTTGCGGCTGTCCACCGACCGCGCCGCGATCCGCGACCTGTCGGCCGAGATCGAATGGGCCAAGGTGAGCATGCTCACCGATGAGAGCTATCCGGCCGCCGCGGCCGCCGCCGGGCGAGCGGTCAACGGCGCCGACCACATTACGGTGGGCCGCCTGCTGGCCCAGTATGAGGCGATCAAGACTCAGCGTGGCGTCATCGACTTCGAGGACGTCCTGCTGCTCATGGTCGGCATCCTGCGTGAGTCCGGGGAGGTGGCTCGCGCGGTTCGCGCCCAGTACCGCCACTTCGTCGTCGACGAGTATCAGGACGTCAACGCGGTGCAGCAGCGTCTGCTCGACGAGTGGGTGGGGGAGCGCAAAGACGTCTGTGTCGTGGGCGACCCTGCCCAGACGATCTACTCCTTCACCGGTGCCACACCCTCGCATCTGCTCGACTTCCCGCGTCATCACCCCGGCGCGAGCGTGGTGCGGCTGACCAGGAACTACCGCAGCACACCCCAGGTTGTGAACGTGGCCAACCTGGTGCTCGGCGGCGCTCGCGGTCAAGTCCCGCGCTTGGAGTTGCGAGCCCAGGGGGAGCCGGGGCCCGCGCCTACCCTGACGTCCTATCCCGATGACGAGGCCGAGGCTGCCGGGGTGGCCGCCACCGTCGCTCAGCTCATCGAATCGGGAACCCCCGCCAGCTCGATCGCGATTCTGTATCGCACCAACGCCCAGTCCGAACCTCTTGAGGAAGCGCTGGCCGAAGCGGGGGTCGCCTACCTGGTCCGGGGTGGGGAACGGTTCTTCTCCCGACCCGAGGTGCGTCGAGGTCTGGTGCTGCTGCGCGGCGCGGTCCGCGGCGACGACGGAACGGTGCCGCTGGCCAAGCTTGTGGGGGATGTGCTCACCGGGGCGGGGTGGCAACACAGCGCCCCCGCGGCCCGGGGCGCGGTGCGTGAACAATGGGAATCCCTCGACGCATTGGTGCAACTGGCGCGAACCATGGCAGGTACTCACCCTGAAGCGAGACTGCGCGATTTGGTGGCTGACCTGGATGAGCGGGCCGCCGCCATGCACGCCCCGGCGGTGTGCGGGGTGACGCTGTCGTCCTTGCACGCCGCCAAGGGGTTGGAGTGGGACGTGGTCTTCCTGGTGGGCTGCAGCGACGGCCTGCTACCGATCGCCATGGCGGAAGGCAACGATGCGATCGAAGAAGAACGCCGCTTGCTCTATGTGGGGCTGACCCGGGCTCGGCATGATCTACGCCTGACCTGGGCTGCCGCGCGAGCCGCCGGGGGACGAGCCACGCGGCGCCCCTCGCGTTTCCTGGACCCTGCTGCCGAGGTGCTCGGGCAGGGGGCACGGGCCCGCCGGGCCCCCGGACGCAGCTCCCAGCCCAGTGCGCGCCGGGTGGCTCGACCCAAGCACTGCCGAGGTTGCGGGACGGAGTTGATCACTGCCGCGATGCGCAAGCGAAACCGCTGTGATGACTGCCCCCCTGCCTACGACCCTGAGCTGTTCGAGCGCATCCGCACCTGGCGGGCCGAGACGGCGAAGGAGGCCAAAGTTCCCGCCTACGTGGTGTTCACCGACGCCACCCTGGAAGCGATCGCCGAACGACGACCCAGTGACGTCGCCTCGTTGAGCGCGATCAGTGGGGTGGGAGCACGCAAGCTCGCCCTGTACGGAGGTGCGGTGCTGGCCCTTGTCGAGGGGGCCACGCCGCAGGAAGCGGCGGTTGCGAAGTTAGACGAGCCGGATCAGCCCGACCGGACGCTGCTCGACTGA
- a CDS encoding DUF5679 domain-containing protein, with translation MSDTGETYKGDFYCVKCKEKRETEGNVVETNGRRMAKGICPECGTKLNRILGKA, from the coding sequence ATGTCAGATACCGGCGAGACCTACAAGGGCGACTTCTACTGCGTCAAGTGCAAGGAAAAGCGCGAGACGGAGGGAAACGTCGTCGAGACCAACGGTCGTCGCATGGCAAAGGGCATCTGCCCGGAGTGCGGCACCAAGCTCAACCGGATCCTCGGCAAAGCCTGA
- a CDS encoding M48 metallopeptidase family protein, with protein sequence MSPGTGRRRTTRRGPQAAPRMERRVIDGMEVELRRSARRRRTVSAYQQQGRLVVLVPDTLTDQEETDWIRTLSGRIKAKGTGRAAITDAELSAQAQQLSARYLDGRAVPSSVRWSDRQHTRWGSCTPSTGAIRISQAVRPMPDWVRDYVLLHELAHLIEAGHGPEFWALLQSYPRLERARGYLEGFAAADRPAGQPADEAGSPPSQDEPPRLSSAPPVQP encoded by the coding sequence ATGAGCCCAGGTACCGGCAGACGGCGCACGACCAGGCGGGGGCCTCAGGCCGCGCCGCGCATGGAACGCCGGGTGATCGACGGTATGGAGGTGGAGCTTCGTCGCAGCGCGCGGCGGCGGCGCACCGTGAGCGCTTATCAGCAGCAGGGTCGTCTGGTGGTGCTGGTGCCGGACACGCTCACCGACCAAGAGGAGACCGACTGGATTCGCACACTGTCCGGGCGGATCAAGGCTAAGGGCACAGGCCGGGCGGCGATCACCGATGCCGAACTCAGCGCCCAGGCGCAGCAGCTCTCGGCGCGCTACCTGGATGGGCGCGCGGTGCCCAGCAGTGTGCGTTGGTCGGACCGGCAACACACCCGGTGGGGTTCATGCACCCCCTCCACCGGTGCGATCCGCATCTCGCAGGCGGTGCGCCCGATGCCGGACTGGGTGCGTGACTACGTGTTGCTCCATGAGCTGGCACACCTCATCGAGGCCGGACACGGCCCCGAGTTCTGGGCGTTGCTGCAGAGTTACCCCCGCCTGGAGCGTGCTCGCGGCTACCTGGAAGGTTTCGCCGCGGCCGACCGGCCAGCGGGGCAGCCCGCAGATGAGGCTGGGAGCCCACCCAGCCAGGACGAGCCGCCGAGGTTGTCCTCAGCGCCACCGGTGCAGCCCTAG
- a CDS encoding glutaredoxin domain-containing protein: MSTHPVVPAAGEVTVYSTSWCPYCSLLTSSLVAEGVQFTIVDLDEDPEAAAYVERVNGGNRVVPTVVFPDATTATNPAIDDVRLRLY, from the coding sequence ATGAGCACCCACCCGGTCGTCCCGGCAGCAGGAGAAGTCACCGTCTACAGCACGTCTTGGTGCCCTTACTGCTCACTGCTGACCTCGAGCCTGGTCGCTGAAGGCGTGCAGTTCACCATCGTCGACCTTGATGAGGACCCTGAAGCTGCGGCCTACGTCGAGCGGGTGAACGGCGGCAACCGTGTGGTGCCGACCGTGGTCTTCCCAGATGCGACGACGGCCACCAACCCCGCGATCGACGACGTTCGCTTGCGCTTGTACTGA
- a CDS encoding YwiC-like family protein — MGRTESKSKPARRRRARAGWIPNQHGAWAMLAVPFLVGVFRGGPTLLHLPLLGCWVVGYFAFFAAGLWLRSGRNARYVPPLITYTLGCALFGGTLALLRPDLLEWLLVYVPIAALSLLYSARRDDRALLNDIITIIAACLMAPIAFGLSAKAGTAAPMWAGGGTSRQILAADPAMGWVTLALMCYFVGTSLYVKTVIRERRSRAYHLASWSYHGAVTLLWLLAPLLGAPIPPQAHWLLVAFFVVMTVRAALMAGRRVRPMKVGLGEIAASTVLLLILVLAW, encoded by the coding sequence GTGGGCCGAACGGAAAGTAAGAGCAAACCCGCGCGTCGTCGACGCGCCCGTGCCGGGTGGATTCCCAACCAGCACGGCGCGTGGGCGATGCTCGCGGTGCCCTTCCTCGTCGGGGTTTTCCGGGGCGGCCCCACGCTGTTACACCTGCCGTTGCTGGGATGTTGGGTGGTGGGGTACTTCGCCTTCTTCGCTGCTGGCCTGTGGCTGCGATCAGGCCGTAACGCACGCTATGTACCGCCCCTGATCACTTACACGCTCGGGTGTGCCCTGTTCGGCGGGACGCTGGCACTGCTCCGTCCGGACTTGCTCGAATGGCTGTTGGTATACGTCCCGATCGCGGCACTGAGCCTGCTGTATTCGGCCAGGCGGGATGATCGAGCCCTGCTCAACGACATCATCACGATCATCGCGGCCTGCCTGATGGCTCCGATCGCCTTCGGTTTGAGCGCCAAAGCCGGAACGGCTGCGCCGATGTGGGCAGGCGGGGGGACTTCCCGCCAGATCCTTGCTGCCGACCCTGCGATGGGGTGGGTGACGCTGGCTCTGATGTGTTACTTCGTCGGCACCAGCCTGTACGTCAAGACGGTCATCCGGGAACGCCGTTCGCGGGCCTACCACCTGGCCTCCTGGAGCTACCACGGCGCGGTGACCTTGCTGTGGTTGCTGGCTCCGCTGTTGGGCGCACCCATTCCGCCGCAGGCCCACTGGCTGCTTGTGGCATTCTTCGTCGTGATGACCGTGCGAGCGGCGCTCATGGCGGGCCGCCGCGTCCGCCCGATGAAGGTCGGGCTGGGCGAGATCGCCGCCTCCACCGTGCTGCTGCTCATCCTCGTTCTGGCCTGGTGA
- a CDS encoding YlbL family protein — translation MESGRTVLTIVLVGALLALLGQVISVPYVVYRAGPAIDVLGRDGADTPTIGVKGAKTYPTTGSLYMTTVSQSGGPGRPLSVWDFLAAKLDPEAEIVPKSDVFPDDVTQKQVEEQNTAAMAGSQDDAVAVALRELGRPVREKVTVAAVDPNMPAAGRLEKNDIITAVDGSPVATRKEVTDLVQKAAVGAPVRVSVLRGGKARVVQVTPTTMDGRRLMGVAVSSTFSFDVDVDIRAGHIGGPSAGMMFALGVYDRLTPGALTGGTKIAGTGAITPEGEVLPIGGIVHKMQGAVETSATHWFLAPAQNCAEAAAHTPEGLRVVRVADFEDARKAVESIAAGKGDSLPRCAG, via the coding sequence ATGGAATCGGGCCGAACTGTGCTCACCATCGTGCTGGTCGGTGCGCTGTTGGCCCTTCTGGGCCAGGTGATCTCGGTGCCCTACGTGGTTTACCGGGCCGGGCCGGCGATCGACGTGCTCGGCCGCGACGGCGCCGATACCCCCACGATCGGGGTCAAAGGGGCGAAGACCTACCCCACGACCGGCTCGCTCTATATGACGACCGTGTCCCAGTCCGGAGGACCCGGCAGGCCGCTGAGCGTGTGGGACTTCCTCGCCGCAAAGCTGGATCCCGAGGCCGAGATCGTGCCCAAAAGCGACGTCTTTCCCGATGATGTGACCCAGAAGCAGGTCGAGGAGCAGAACACCGCCGCGATGGCCGGCTCCCAGGACGACGCCGTCGCGGTCGCGTTGCGTGAACTCGGTCGGCCGGTGCGGGAGAAGGTCACCGTCGCCGCCGTCGACCCCAACATGCCGGCGGCCGGACGGCTGGAGAAGAACGACATCATCACCGCCGTCGACGGCTCCCCGGTGGCCACCCGCAAGGAGGTCACCGACCTGGTGCAGAAGGCAGCAGTCGGCGCGCCCGTGCGGGTCAGTGTGCTGCGCGGCGGCAAAGCACGCGTGGTGCAGGTCACACCCACCACGATGGATGGTCGGCGTCTGATGGGTGTGGCGGTCTCCTCTACATTCAGCTTCGACGTGGACGTGGACATCCGCGCCGGTCACATCGGCGGCCCCTCCGCCGGGATGATGTTCGCGCTCGGGGTCTACGACCGGCTCACTCCGGGGGCACTGACCGGGGGTACCAAAATCGCCGGAACGGGTGCCATCACCCCCGAGGGGGAGGTGCTGCCGATCGGCGGGATCGTGCACAAGATGCAGGGCGCCGTCGAAACCAGCGCCACGCACTGGTTCCTGGCTCCGGCACAGAACTGCGCGGAGGCTGCCGCACACACCCCGGAAGGACTGCGGGTGGTGCGGGTGGCCGACTTCGAGGACGCGCGAAAGGCCGTCGAATCGATCGCGGCGGGTAAGGGCGACTCGCTCCCACGCTGCGCCGGCTGA
- the nudC gene encoding NAD(+) diphosphatase, which produces MVHTPGTPPAMAGVLDRSAGERTDPDTLPRLLADPRTRVLEMRGGRTRVQGDPGAARLSLRRWQGDDETRLVVFLGRDSEGVATLGVIDTENEAELDPEWRTLRDTGPWLAADDLERFMTAQGLASWHASHRFCPRCGADTTPGGLGWVRNCSAEGRELYPRTDPAVIMAVLDQRDRILLARSPAWPSDRRSVLAGFVEPGESLESAVRREVQEEVGVRVGEVAYVGSQPWPFPGSLMVGFQARALDTELVLEESEIAQAEWYEREQVRQGVAEGSLLLPGRLSISRHLIQRWYGPELFVPGVDEPGGGERWSARS; this is translated from the coding sequence ATGGTGCACACCCCCGGCACGCCCCCCGCCATGGCTGGTGTGCTTGACCGCAGCGCTGGTGAGCGCACCGATCCAGACACCCTGCCCCGCCTGCTGGCAGACCCGCGCACCCGTGTCCTGGAGATGCGCGGGGGGCGCACCCGCGTGCAGGGCGACCCAGGAGCCGCCCGGTTGAGTCTGCGCCGATGGCAGGGCGACGACGAAACACGGCTGGTCGTCTTCCTCGGACGGGACTCCGAGGGGGTCGCCACCTTGGGTGTCATCGATACCGAGAATGAGGCCGAACTCGATCCCGAATGGCGGACGCTGCGCGATACGGGACCGTGGCTTGCCGCCGACGATCTGGAACGGTTCATGACCGCGCAGGGCCTAGCCTCCTGGCACGCCAGCCATCGGTTCTGCCCCCGGTGCGGTGCTGACACGACACCGGGCGGGCTGGGCTGGGTCCGCAACTGCAGCGCCGAAGGGCGCGAGTTGTATCCGCGCACCGACCCGGCCGTCATCATGGCAGTCCTGGACCAGCGAGACCGCATCCTGCTGGCGCGCTCCCCGGCCTGGCCGAGCGACCGCCGCTCGGTGCTGGCCGGTTTTGTCGAGCCCGGCGAGAGCCTGGAGAGCGCGGTGCGCCGGGAGGTGCAGGAAGAGGTGGGCGTTCGGGTGGGTGAGGTGGCCTATGTGGGCAGCCAGCCCTGGCCCTTCCCCGGCTCGCTCATGGTGGGCTTCCAAGCCAGGGCGCTGGACACTGAACTGGTTTTGGAAGAGAGCGAGATCGCCCAGGCCGAATGGTATGAGCGAGAGCAGGTACGCCAAGGCGTGGCCGAGGGATCCCTGCTGCTGCCCGGCAGGCTGTCGATCTCTCGGCATCTCATCCAGCGCTGGTACGGGCCGGAGTTGTTCGTTCCCGGCGTCGACGAGCCTGGCGGCGGCGAACGCTGGTCCGCCCGAAGCTGA
- a CDS encoding molybdenum cofactor biosynthesis protein MoaE, with product MDSNTLSDVRDTPLSVEEVLSAVADPRAGAVVSFTGLVRDHDSGKGVAGLEYSAHPSAVEALQSLVLKTQQRPGVVRVAAVHRVGALQIGDLAVALAVSAEHRGEAFEACSYLIDTLKSTVPIWKHQIFQDGSQEWVGTP from the coding sequence GTGGACAGCAACACACTCTCGGACGTCCGGGACACGCCCTTGTCCGTTGAGGAGGTCCTCAGTGCCGTAGCCGACCCACGCGCGGGCGCAGTGGTGAGCTTCACCGGCCTGGTACGCGACCATGATTCCGGCAAGGGTGTTGCCGGTCTTGAGTATTCGGCCCACCCCAGCGCCGTGGAGGCACTGCAAAGCCTCGTCCTGAAGACCCAGCAGCGCCCCGGGGTGGTGCGGGTCGCGGCAGTGCACCGGGTGGGTGCCCTGCAGATCGGTGATCTGGCGGTGGCGTTGGCCGTCAGCGCTGAGCACCGGGGGGAAGCCTTCGAGGCATGCAGCTACCTCATCGACACCCTGAAGAGCACGGTGCCGATCTGGAAGCACCAGATCTTCCAGGACGGCTCCCAGGAGTGGGTGGGAACTCCGTGA
- a CDS encoding ABC1 kinase family protein, with protein sequence MSEPPRGGFTRTLRLAALPLGVAGRAAMGAGRRLGGVPAEDVALQLQAATAEQLFTVLGELKGGAMKVGQALSIFEAAMPAELVGPYRAALTKLQDSAPAMPAATVHRVLTENFGPRWESRFRDFDDEPSASASIGQVHRATWRDGRDVAVKVQYPGAGAALIGDFRRLSRVTRLSAGWIPGLDLTPLLTELVDRVEDELDYEAEAVSQRLFAQAFAGDPHVRVPAVVHAGRTVIVSEWLEGTPLSQIIREGSEQERDAAAARYLEFHLSGPQRVRLLHADPHPGNFRMLPDGRLGVMDFGSVDNLPDGLPPAIGWLLTRALLEDADTIVAGLREEGFIRPEMDVDPQELLDVLDPFVDAIRTPTFLFTREWLGSHVERFQNPTSVDFRTGLKLNLPADYMLIHRVWAGGIGVLCQIGGEIPARDILDQGLPGAHFPALETNP encoded by the coding sequence GTGAGCGAACCTCCCCGCGGGGGATTCACCCGCACCCTCAGACTTGCCGCGCTGCCACTCGGAGTGGCAGGTCGGGCCGCCATGGGCGCAGGGCGGCGCCTGGGTGGGGTACCAGCTGAAGACGTGGCCCTGCAACTGCAAGCCGCTACCGCCGAGCAACTCTTCACCGTTCTCGGCGAACTCAAGGGCGGGGCGATGAAGGTCGGGCAGGCGCTGTCCATCTTCGAGGCGGCGATGCCCGCCGAACTGGTCGGCCCCTACCGCGCTGCACTGACCAAGCTCCAGGACTCGGCGCCGGCCATGCCTGCCGCGACTGTGCACCGGGTGCTTACGGAGAACTTCGGCCCCCGGTGGGAATCGCGCTTTCGCGACTTCGACGATGAGCCCTCCGCCTCGGCCTCTATCGGCCAGGTGCACCGGGCCACGTGGCGTGATGGGCGCGACGTCGCCGTCAAGGTGCAGTACCCCGGCGCGGGTGCGGCGCTCATCGGCGACTTCCGGCGTCTGTCCCGGGTCACCCGACTCTCGGCGGGTTGGATCCCGGGATTGGACTTGACCCCGCTGTTGACCGAACTCGTCGACCGCGTCGAGGACGAGTTGGACTATGAGGCCGAAGCGGTCAGTCAACGACTTTTCGCTCAGGCTTTCGCCGGCGACCCGCATGTCCGGGTCCCAGCCGTGGTGCATGCCGGGCGCACCGTCATCGTCTCGGAATGGTTGGAAGGCACGCCGCTGTCCCAGATCATCCGGGAAGGTAGCGAGCAGGAGCGCGACGCTGCGGCGGCGCGCTACCTGGAATTCCATCTGTCCGGCCCGCAACGGGTGCGGCTGCTGCACGCCGATCCCCACCCCGGCAACTTCCGCATGCTGCCCGACGGGCGCCTCGGCGTGATGGATTTCGGCTCCGTGGACAACCTGCCGGACGGCCTGCCCCCCGCCATCGGATGGCTGTTGACCCGAGCACTACTCGAAGATGCCGACACGATCGTCGCGGGGCTGCGCGAGGAGGGTTTTATCCGCCCGGAGATGGACGTGGACCCTCAGGAGTTGCTGGACGTCCTGGACCCCTTCGTCGACGCGATCCGAACCCCGACGTTCCTGTTCACCCGCGAGTGGTTGGGCAGCCATGTCGAACGCTTCCAGAATCCGACCTCGGTCGACTTCCGGACGGGACTCAAACTCAACCTGCCAGCCGACTACATGCTCATCCACCGGGTGTGGGCCGGCGGTATCGGGGTGCTGTGTCAGATCGGCGGGGAGATCCCAGCCCGCGACATCCTCGACCAGGGGCTGCCCGGGGCGCACTTCCCCGCTTTGGAGACCAACCCCTAG
- a CDS encoding PPA1309 family protein has protein sequence MTTAQPIFPPLLTCAIDTERHVALAGWDQPWRLFALVDREKLFAAEPGLRDQLQADPNSPMHDGADSEDASADTATTDTEAEAEAEDEADLGPGEYAAVEQEDLPAAETIEELLAQIAWPPEVDGVALAVERIVVPPEAEADLPQDPEAATAALAEHPDRADIRLLVAVLRDGEQACLIRQRAHDTDDKVATGSDLAPGLTSALAATLLD, from the coding sequence GTGACCACAGCCCAGCCCATCTTTCCGCCCCTTCTCACGTGCGCCATCGACACTGAGCGCCATGTCGCTCTGGCGGGCTGGGATCAGCCCTGGAGACTCTTCGCGCTCGTGGACCGCGAGAAGCTCTTCGCCGCCGAACCGGGGCTGCGCGACCAACTCCAGGCAGACCCGAACTCCCCCATGCACGACGGCGCCGACAGCGAGGACGCCTCAGCCGACACCGCAACCACCGACACCGAGGCCGAGGCTGAGGCTGAGGATGAGGCTGATCTCGGTCCCGGTGAGTACGCCGCCGTCGAGCAGGAGGACCTGCCTGCGGCGGAAACCATCGAGGAACTGCTCGCCCAGATCGCCTGGCCACCAGAGGTGGACGGCGTGGCGTTGGCGGTGGAGCGGATCGTCGTGCCGCCTGAGGCCGAGGCCGATCTGCCGCAGGACCCCGAGGCCGCCACCGCGGCCCTGGCCGAGCACCCGGATCGTGCCGACATCCGGCTGCTGGTGGCTGTGCTGCGCGACGGTGAGCAGGCGTGCTTGATCCGGCAGCGTGCCCATGACACCGACGACAAGGTGGCGACCGGCTCCGACCTGGCCCCGGGTCTGACCAGCGCCTTGGCTGCCACTCTGCTGGACTGA
- a CDS encoding zinc-dependent metalloprotease, with amino-acid sequence MPSPSNPNEPDPEQPDFSKLFEQLLGGGDAGMAQAMASMGLDKVDPATMSMLAGQLSAMFQAAPTDGVNLELSADVARKAAAAEGDKVVTEAQRRGNDDAVRVADLWLDNVTNMSAPGAGVRSWSKAEWIDGTMPMWGKLVAPVADGVTHAITQAMRSQLEQLGGAEGLSQMPGLPPGMALPAGMDLSAMFGQMEPMLARMSSSMFGAQIGRAVGTLAGHVLTGTEVGLPLLHDTVVLLPANIEEFAQGLEIDAAQVRLYLAVRETARVRLFADVPWVGPQLVAAVQAYARDISIDTEGIEAKVAGIDPTDPQAMQDALTDSLFSNERSEAQKAALTRMETLLALVEGWVDVVSDRACAPHLPQADALGEAMRRRRATGGPAEQLFSQLVGLELRPRRLRDAANLWAALEDAGGAAARDAAWAHPDLAPTAGDLDDPLGYVERACNTSTDETEADLDAALEAIFAENDAAKARGDIGPESGPSDAGPWPSDRQSDDTPGDDEADGGPNGK; translated from the coding sequence ATGCCCAGCCCGTCCAACCCGAACGAACCGGATCCGGAGCAGCCCGACTTCAGCAAGCTCTTCGAGCAACTGCTGGGCGGCGGCGACGCTGGAATGGCACAAGCCATGGCCTCCATGGGACTGGACAAGGTCGATCCGGCAACCATGTCGATGCTTGCCGGGCAATTGAGTGCCATGTTCCAGGCGGCACCCACCGACGGCGTCAACCTCGAGCTGTCGGCAGATGTGGCCCGTAAGGCTGCGGCTGCCGAAGGCGACAAGGTCGTCACCGAAGCCCAGCGGCGCGGCAACGACGACGCGGTCCGGGTGGCAGACCTGTGGCTCGACAACGTCACCAATATGTCGGCGCCCGGCGCCGGGGTGCGCAGCTGGAGCAAGGCGGAGTGGATCGACGGCACGATGCCGATGTGGGGCAAACTCGTGGCCCCGGTCGCGGATGGGGTCACCCACGCGATCACCCAGGCGATGCGCTCCCAGCTGGAGCAGCTCGGCGGCGCTGAGGGGTTGAGCCAGATGCCGGGGCTACCGCCGGGAATGGCGCTGCCTGCCGGCATGGATCTCTCGGCGATGTTCGGGCAGATGGAGCCGATGCTGGCCCGGATGAGCAGTTCCATGTTCGGTGCGCAGATCGGCCGCGCTGTCGGCACGTTGGCCGGCCACGTGCTGACCGGCACCGAGGTCGGGCTCCCTCTGCTGCACGACACGGTGGTCCTGCTGCCGGCCAATATCGAGGAGTTCGCGCAAGGTCTGGAGATCGACGCGGCGCAGGTGCGGCTGTACCTGGCGGTGCGGGAAACCGCACGGGTGCGACTGTTCGCCGATGTGCCCTGGGTCGGACCCCAACTCGTGGCTGCCGTGCAGGCCTACGCCCGCGACATCTCGATCGACACCGAAGGTATCGAGGCCAAGGTCGCCGGCATCGACCCCACCGACCCGCAGGCCATGCAGGACGCGCTGACCGACTCGCTGTTCTCCAACGAGCGCAGCGAGGCCCAGAAAGCTGCACTGACTCGCATGGAAACCCTGCTGGCCCTCGTTGAGGGCTGGGTCGATGTGGTCAGCGATCGCGCGTGCGCACCGCACCTTCCGCAAGCCGACGCGCTCGGTGAGGCGATGCGTCGCAGGCGCGCCACCGGGGGGCCCGCCGAGCAGCTCTTCAGCCAGCTCGTGGGTCTGGAATTGCGGCCGCGGCGACTGCGTGACGCGGCCAACCTGTGGGCAGCCCTCGAAGATGCCGGCGGCGCAGCCGCGCGCGATGCCGCGTGGGCCCACCCGGACCTCGCCCCGACCGCGGGGGATCTGGATGACCCGCTCGGATATGTCGAGCGAGCCTGCAACACCTCCACTGATGAGACCGAAGCCGACCTCGATGCAGCGTTGGAGGCGATCTTCGCCGAGAACGACGCGGCCAAGGCTCGCGGGGACATCGGCCCGGAATCGGGTCCTTCCGATGCCGGGCCCTGGCCCAGCGACCGTCAGTCTGATGACACGCCCGGCGATGACGAGGCCGACGGTGGGCCGAACGGAAAGTAA